Proteins from a genomic interval of Mycobacterium conspicuum:
- a CDS encoding class I SAM-dependent methyltransferase, with the protein MTDRQERAMSFGSIAEDYDQLRPQPPRQAVDWLVPTDCQVAVDVGAGTGLFTRTLVGRVPQVIAVEPDARMRSVLTARSPEVRVVEGRGESIPLPDAVADAVFVSSAWHWMDPEVAVPEIGRVVRDGGRFGLLWTSRDREVDWVRNLDRLPGGDNVDAQLADRFRRRLHFDLPDPQIFANVAREVFLFTKTMTVADAVAMLGTYSRAIVASPGDRARALAEARVALKERFPGADSVEIPMRTWCWRADRIAR; encoded by the coding sequence GTGACCGATCGGCAAGAACGCGCGATGTCCTTTGGGTCCATCGCCGAGGACTACGACCAACTGCGCCCGCAGCCCCCGCGGCAGGCGGTGGACTGGCTGGTACCAACCGATTGTCAGGTGGCCGTCGACGTCGGGGCGGGCACCGGGCTGTTCACCCGCACCCTGGTGGGCAGGGTGCCCCAGGTCATCGCCGTCGAACCCGACGCACGGATGCGCAGCGTGCTGACGGCCCGATCGCCGGAAGTGCGCGTCGTCGAGGGGCGCGGCGAGTCGATCCCGCTTCCCGACGCCGTCGCGGACGCGGTGTTCGTCTCCTCGGCGTGGCACTGGATGGATCCCGAAGTGGCCGTTCCCGAAATCGGTCGGGTCGTGCGCGACGGCGGTCGGTTCGGCCTGCTCTGGACGAGCCGCGACCGCGAGGTGGATTGGGTGCGCAACCTCGACCGGCTGCCCGGGGGCGACAACGTTGACGCGCAACTAGCTGACCGCTTCCGTCGGCGGCTGCACTTCGATCTCCCCGACCCGCAGATCTTCGCCAACGTCGCGCGCGAGGTGTTCCTTTTCACCAAGACCATGACCGTCGCAGACGCCGTCGCGATGCTCGGCACCTACAGCAGGGCCATCGTTGCGTCTCCCGGTGACCGTGCACGAGCGCTCGCCGAAGCGCGCGTTGCCTTAAAGGAGCGATTCCCCGGTGCCGACAGCGTCGAGATCCCCATGCGGACGTGGTGTTGGCGCGCCGATCGCATCGCCCGTTAG
- a CDS encoding tellurite resistance/C4-dicarboxylate transporter family protein, giving the protein MRIRLADIEPSPDVFAAVMATGILSIAAERHHYAEISELLAGLAAAGLLVLVALVVLTGAASRWDLADPDTTIRLFTFAAACAVLDSGLATPRIVVVALGVVALLSWGVLMGFTARDMAARRWSQLRDSAHGAWELASVGTSGLAIVAIRIAHLTSERWLLAVAVPLWLAALCLYGLMTWLIVWRTLAARQSFAGFEPDTWILMGGLAIATLAGDKIHGMAAGWLGRAVLVVTVVAWVLATLWIPPLIYFGLLRISRGPERLHFAGVWWALVFPLGMYSVASYAMAAELSRPSMITVSLVFFWDALAAWLIVVAAGLLRVWHALAGNARA; this is encoded by the coding sequence GTGAGGATCCGGCTCGCCGACATCGAACCCTCACCCGATGTGTTCGCCGCGGTGATGGCGACCGGAATCTTGTCGATCGCCGCGGAAAGGCATCATTACGCCGAAATCAGCGAGCTGCTAGCCGGTCTCGCCGCGGCGGGCCTCCTGGTTCTGGTCGCGCTGGTCGTCCTGACCGGGGCGGCCAGCAGGTGGGATCTGGCGGATCCTGACACGACGATTCGATTGTTCACCTTCGCTGCCGCGTGCGCCGTGCTGGACAGCGGGTTGGCAACCCCGCGCATCGTGGTGGTGGCCCTCGGCGTGGTCGCCCTGTTGTCCTGGGGGGTGCTGATGGGGTTCACCGCCCGCGACATGGCGGCGCGTCGTTGGTCGCAGTTGCGCGACAGCGCGCACGGTGCTTGGGAATTGGCCAGTGTCGGCACTTCCGGCCTGGCGATCGTGGCCATCAGGATCGCCCATCTGACCTCCGAGCGTTGGTTGCTCGCGGTGGCCGTGCCACTGTGGTTGGCGGCGCTGTGCCTCTACGGTCTGATGACCTGGCTGATCGTGTGGCGCACACTGGCTGCGCGGCAAAGCTTCGCCGGGTTCGAGCCCGATACCTGGATCTTGATGGGCGGCCTGGCAATAGCGACGCTGGCCGGCGACAAGATCCACGGCATGGCCGCCGGCTGGCTCGGGCGTGCGGTGCTGGTGGTCACCGTCGTGGCCTGGGTGCTGGCCACGTTGTGGATACCGCCGCTGATCTACTTCGGGTTGCTGCGGATCAGCCGAGGGCCCGAAAGGTTGCATTTCGCCGGCGTCTGGTGGGCGTTGGTGTTCCCGCTGGGCATGTACTCGGTGGCCAGCTACGCGATGGCGGCCGAGTTGAGCCGGCCGTCGATGATCACGGTTTCACTGGTCTTCTTCTGGGATGCGTTGGCGGCGTGGCTGATTGTGGTCGCCGCCGGGCTGCTGCGAGTGTGGCATGCGCTCGCAGGCAACGCGCGCGCATAG
- a CDS encoding phosphoribosylaminoimidazolesuccinocarboxamide synthase, producing MRPALSDYQHLASGKVREIYRVDDQHLLLVASDRISAYDYVLDSIIPDKGRILTAMSVFFFGLVDAPNHLAGPPDDPRIPDDVLGRALVVRQLEMFPVECVARGYLTGSGLLDYQATGKVCGIPLPPGLVEASKFATPLFTPATKAALGDHDENISFARVIELVGGIHANQLRDRTLQIYVQAADHALRKGIIVADTKFEFGLDPDGNVLLADEIFTPDSSRYWPADEYRPGVVQTSFDKQFVRNWLTSPASGWDRGGTAPPPPLPDDIIDATRGRYIDAYERISGLSFSDWIGPGA from the coding sequence ATGCGCCCCGCATTGTCCGACTACCAGCATTTGGCCAGCGGCAAGGTCCGCGAGATTTACCGCGTCGACGACCAGCACCTGCTGCTGGTGGCCTCCGACCGCATCTCGGCCTACGACTACGTCCTGGACAGCATTATCCCGGACAAGGGCCGCATCCTGACCGCGATGAGCGTCTTTTTCTTCGGCCTCGTCGATGCGCCCAACCACCTGGCCGGCCCGCCCGACGACCCTCGAATTCCGGACGATGTCCTGGGTCGCGCGCTGGTGGTTCGGCAACTGGAGATGTTCCCGGTGGAATGTGTGGCCCGCGGGTATCTGACCGGTTCGGGACTGCTGGACTACCAGGCCACCGGAAAGGTGTGCGGCATCCCGTTGCCGCCGGGGCTGGTGGAGGCCAGCAAGTTCGCCACGCCGTTGTTCACTCCGGCGACCAAAGCCGCGCTGGGAGACCATGACGAAAACATTTCGTTCGCGCGGGTAATCGAGTTGGTCGGCGGGATCCACGCCAACCAGCTGCGCGACCGCACGCTGCAGATTTATGTCCAGGCCGCCGATCATGCACTGCGCAAGGGAATCATCGTGGCCGACACCAAGTTCGAATTCGGCCTTGACCCGGACGGGAACGTGCTGTTGGCCGACGAGATCTTCACACCGGATTCGTCGCGCTACTGGCCGGCCGACGAATACCGGCCCGGTGTGGTGCAGACCAGCTTCGACAAGCAGTTCGTGCGCAATTGGCTCACCAGCCCCGCCTCCGGTTGGGACCGCGGGGGTACCGCGCCGCCGCCGCCACTACCCGACGACATCATCGACGCCACCCGTGGTCGTTACATCGATGCCTACGAACGGATTTCCGGCCTGAGCTTCAGTGACTGGATCGGTCCGGGCGCATGA